A genomic window from Streptomyces sp. WMMC940 includes:
- a CDS encoding MarR family winged helix-turn-helix transcriptional regulator, giving the protein MHGSGTGNGPEPRGGNGVDQEVSEFLALERELAVFLRRARASSGEMAREVHPELEPAAYGLLVRLEESGAQRATDLAGYFGVGKATMSRQLRALEELGLVTREPDPADGRAQLVALTDEGLTRFRAVRMARRDRYVRKLAGWDRGEVAELARLLHQLNTRSEEG; this is encoded by the coding sequence GTGCACGGAAGCGGTACGGGGAACGGACCCGAGCCGAGGGGAGGGAACGGAGTGGACCAGGAGGTCTCGGAATTCCTCGCCCTGGAGCGGGAGTTGGCCGTCTTCCTGCGCCGGGCCCGGGCGAGCTCGGGCGAGATGGCCCGCGAGGTCCATCCCGAACTGGAGCCCGCCGCGTACGGACTGCTCGTACGGCTGGAGGAGTCCGGAGCTCAGCGCGCCACCGATCTCGCCGGCTATTTCGGGGTCGGCAAGGCCACGATGAGCCGGCAGCTCCGCGCGCTGGAGGAGCTGGGTCTGGTCACCCGCGAGCCCGATCCGGCCGACGGGCGTGCCCAGCTCGTCGCTCTGACCGACGAGGGGCTCACCAGGTTCCGGGCCGTACGAATGGCCCGGCGCGACCGGTACGTACGGAAGCTGGCCGGCTGGGACCGCGGGGAGGTGGCCGAACTGGCCCGTCTGCTGCACCAGCTCAACACCCGTTCCGAGGAGGGCTGA
- a CDS encoding M4 family metallopeptidase — MRKPRHNQGRPALGITRGTGAAALLAAAGLLITAVPAQAATPPPAPPVEVVPGEDTATPALVEGLHEPVDAKAAPADAARRHLEAKESRYRIAEPRRDLAPVRTLKRGVDETVRLQQKHRGIPVLGGQYVVRMETSGGKRVVTGTSGKYFTGLTTGTEATVAEEVAVRRAVSATAARLGNSRLTEADAIRKEGEKSRKAQALTGTAGGLVVIPRGDGVLARHVTVRGTNPVTGEPVLEEVYVDARSGFPVLQYSGIKSVTGPLAASARQARAAGAPVGAAVDEPAAPAAKGSGLRLDGGKVDLELSFDAATGRYGMTDHARMADTSKNTLSTWDASSQDVGDVSGQWPSGIKVFESATAEFGKEATEAGAVDAHWAAGQVYDYYKKQHGRNGLDGRGSTVNSLVGVTLFGGSYVNAFWDGQKMVYGSGDEEFKPLSADLDVVGHEMTHGVVENTANLVYAGQSGALNEAVADYFGNAIDVTASGLSMDDPDAGLIGEDLCRTKGPRDCALRDLDDGATTSKNFLGVTFGTDNGGVHLNSTIFSGALWDMRQDLGGEVADRIVYKALSEYMTPLDGFTEGRNAVLAAAKDLGVTAKQQNVVKRSFSAHGIVPGWEDALGVDTDRLLGKLNISGTGVQAGGGWWTASQSNDDGSEPYSVYAGRADGSGHPKLISPNDGRFHVYPATDGKNVVWAAYGATSLDILSRPLAGGPIKKLYTSTSDISGLRVENGVVVFESFGIFGDRHVAYLRPGDTRPTYADGGGFFVATALPSISQGRIAYAKLYPGETGYLLGVEVLDLRTGTKTLTGQLGEPQSLGQTGINGKHVFWLTDENLNDTGQTGVRRADLDGRNVFDIAPEAKPRALHGVDLTASEDAVTVSSQTPDTQWRNETLSKLWQLTTDGSRLERVSCNRGEQISPAAVSGKQVVWLDGTTGFTDLVTRIRPAGRCG; from the coding sequence GTGCGCAAGCCCAGGCACAACCAGGGAAGACCGGCACTCGGCATCACCAGGGGGACAGGGGCCGCGGCGCTCCTGGCCGCTGCCGGTCTCCTGATCACCGCGGTCCCGGCCCAGGCGGCGACCCCGCCGCCGGCACCGCCCGTCGAGGTCGTCCCCGGGGAGGACACCGCGACACCCGCTCTCGTCGAAGGGCTGCACGAGCCCGTGGACGCCAAGGCCGCTCCGGCGGACGCGGCCCGCCGGCACCTCGAGGCCAAGGAGAGCCGCTACCGCATCGCCGAACCGCGACGGGACCTCGCCCCCGTCCGCACGCTGAAGCGGGGCGTGGACGAGACCGTACGGCTCCAGCAGAAGCACCGGGGGATACCGGTCCTCGGCGGCCAGTACGTGGTGCGGATGGAGACCTCCGGCGGCAAACGCGTCGTCACCGGCACCTCCGGCAAGTACTTCACGGGGCTGACCACCGGCACCGAGGCCACGGTCGCCGAGGAGGTGGCGGTGCGCCGTGCCGTGAGCGCCACCGCGGCCCGGCTCGGCAACTCCCGGCTCACCGAGGCCGACGCCATCCGCAAGGAGGGCGAGAAGTCGCGGAAGGCGCAGGCGCTCACCGGCACCGCGGGCGGCCTCGTCGTCATCCCGCGGGGCGACGGAGTCCTGGCCCGCCATGTGACGGTACGCGGCACGAACCCGGTGACCGGCGAACCGGTGCTGGAGGAGGTGTACGTCGACGCGCGGTCCGGCTTCCCGGTGCTGCAGTACAGCGGCATCAAGTCCGTCACCGGGCCGTTGGCCGCGTCCGCCCGGCAGGCCCGGGCGGCCGGCGCGCCGGTGGGCGCGGCGGTCGACGAGCCCGCCGCCCCCGCCGCCAAGGGCAGCGGCCTGCGCCTGGACGGCGGCAAGGTCGACCTGGAGCTCAGCTTCGACGCGGCGACGGGCCGGTACGGCATGACCGACCACGCCCGCATGGCCGACACCAGCAAGAACACCCTCAGCACCTGGGACGCCTCCAGCCAGGACGTCGGTGACGTCTCGGGCCAGTGGCCCAGCGGCATCAAGGTGTTCGAGTCCGCGACCGCCGAGTTCGGCAAGGAGGCCACCGAAGCGGGCGCCGTCGACGCCCACTGGGCGGCCGGACAGGTCTACGACTACTACAAGAAGCAGCACGGCCGGAACGGACTCGACGGCCGGGGTTCCACCGTGAACTCGCTGGTCGGCGTGACCCTCTTCGGAGGCTCGTACGTCAACGCCTTCTGGGACGGCCAGAAGATGGTGTACGGCTCGGGCGACGAGGAGTTCAAGCCGCTCTCCGCCGATCTGGACGTCGTGGGCCACGAGATGACCCACGGAGTCGTGGAGAACACGGCCAACCTCGTCTACGCCGGGCAGTCCGGCGCGCTGAACGAGGCCGTCGCCGACTACTTCGGCAACGCCATCGACGTCACCGCCTCCGGCCTGTCGATGGACGACCCGGACGCGGGCCTCATCGGCGAGGACCTGTGCCGCACCAAGGGCCCGCGGGACTGTGCCCTGCGCGACCTCGACGACGGTGCCACCACCTCGAAGAACTTCCTCGGGGTGACGTTCGGCACCGACAACGGCGGCGTCCACCTCAACTCCACCATCTTCTCCGGTGCGCTGTGGGACATGCGCCAGGACCTGGGCGGGGAAGTCGCGGACCGGATCGTGTACAAGGCGCTGTCCGAGTACATGACGCCGCTCGACGGCTTCACCGAGGGCCGCAACGCGGTGCTGGCCGCGGCGAAGGACCTCGGCGTCACCGCGAAGCAGCAGAACGTGGTGAAACGGTCCTTCAGTGCCCATGGCATCGTGCCCGGCTGGGAGGACGCGCTCGGCGTCGACACCGACCGGCTCCTCGGCAAGCTGAACATCAGCGGCACGGGAGTCCAGGCGGGCGGCGGCTGGTGGACGGCGTCGCAGTCGAACGACGACGGCTCCGAGCCGTACTCGGTCTACGCGGGCAGGGCGGACGGCTCCGGCCACCCCAAGCTGATCAGCCCGAACGACGGACGCTTCCACGTGTACCCGGCGACGGACGGCAAGAACGTCGTCTGGGCGGCCTACGGCGCCACGAGCCTGGACATCCTCTCCCGTCCGCTGGCCGGCGGCCCCATCAAGAAGCTGTACACCTCGACCAGTGACATCTCGGGGCTGCGGGTCGAGAACGGCGTCGTGGTCTTCGAGAGCTTCGGCATCTTCGGCGACCGCCACGTCGCCTACCTCCGGCCCGGCGACACCCGGCCCACCTACGCCGACGGCGGCGGCTTCTTCGTGGCCACGGCGCTCCCGTCGATCTCGCAGGGCAGGATCGCCTACGCCAAGCTCTACCCGGGGGAGACCGGCTACCTGCTCGGCGTCGAGGTCCTGGACCTCAGGACCGGCACCAAGACGCTGACGGGGCAGCTCGGCGAGCCGCAGAGCCTCGGCCAGACCGGAATCAACGGCAAGCACGTCTTCTGGCTGACCGACGAGAACCTGAACGACACCGGCCAGACGGGTGTGCGCCGCGCGGACCTCGACGGTCGCAACGTCTTCGACATCGCCCCCGAGGCGAAGCCGCGGGCGCTGCACGGCGTCGACCTGACCGCGTCCGAGGACGCCGTCACCGTCAGCAGCCAGACGCCCGACACCCAGTGGCGCAACGAGACGCTGTCGAAGCTCTGGCAGCTGACCACGGACGGCAGCCGGCTGGAGCGCGTCTCCTGCAACCGCGGTGAGCAGATCTCGCCGGCCGCGGTGTCCGGCAAGCAGGTCGTATGGCTGGACGGTACGACCGGCTTCACGGACCTGGTCACCCGCATCCGCCCCGCGGGCCGCTGCGGCTGA
- a CDS encoding helix-turn-helix domain-containing protein yields MIEAELHYLGLGATEERAYEALLEERAEGAEELAVHLRLPRDEVDAALDRLVEHGLALPPRGGGTLPRPAAPAAAIRTLIHRRQAELHMKSAELERLRMTADQLAGRLTAGAPAVPGSGIEVITGQRAIRERADDLLASAEREVVVLDRPPYVKGRPGFGTFRLPGPGIEGLLDRGVSVRAVLDRDGLAAPERIRTLKALVERGLRARVAPAVPTRLIAVDRRTALLPPGDAADPRASALVVGDALVRHALVPLFETVWDRAAPPGGALPPEPPPPGGALPAEQKELLALLAAGLKDEAIARRLGVHVHTARRRISRLLESLGAETRFQAGARATLRGWLDGS; encoded by the coding sequence ATGATCGAGGCGGAGTTGCACTACCTCGGTTTGGGGGCGACCGAGGAGCGCGCGTACGAAGCCCTGCTGGAGGAACGGGCGGAGGGGGCCGAGGAATTGGCCGTGCACCTCCGGCTGCCGAGGGACGAGGTGGACGCGGCGCTCGACCGGCTCGTGGAGCACGGGCTCGCACTGCCGCCGCGCGGGGGCGGGACGCTGCCGCGCCCGGCCGCGCCGGCCGCCGCGATCCGCACCCTCATCCACCGCCGCCAGGCCGAACTGCACATGAAATCGGCCGAACTGGAGCGATTACGGATGACCGCCGATCAGCTGGCGGGACGGCTGACGGCGGGAGCGCCGGCCGTTCCGGGAAGCGGCATCGAAGTGATCACGGGGCAGCGCGCGATCCGGGAGCGCGCCGACGACCTGCTCGCGTCCGCGGAGCGCGAAGTGGTCGTCCTGGACCGCCCGCCGTACGTCAAGGGCCGGCCGGGATTCGGGACCTTCCGCCTGCCGGGACCCGGCATCGAGGGACTGCTGGACCGGGGAGTGAGCGTACGGGCCGTCCTGGACCGGGACGGTCTCGCCGCGCCGGAGCGCATCCGGACGCTCAAAGCGCTGGTGGAGCGGGGGCTTCGGGCCCGGGTCGCCCCGGCCGTACCGACCCGGCTGATCGCCGTCGACCGGCGGACCGCCCTGCTGCCCCCGGGTGACGCGGCGGACCCCCGGGCTTCCGCTCTGGTGGTCGGGGACGCGCTGGTGCGCCACGCGCTCGTGCCGCTCTTCGAGACGGTGTGGGACCGGGCGGCCCCGCCGGGCGGGGCGCTGCCCCCGGAACCTCCACCGCCGGGCGGGGCGCTGCCCGCCGAGCAGAAGGAACTGCTGGCCCTGCTGGCGGCCGGGCTCAAGGACGAGGCGATCGCACGCCGGCTGGGCGTCCATGTGCACACGGCACGGCGGCGGATCAGCAGGCTGCTGGAGTCGCTCGGCGCCGAGACCCGCTTCCAGGCCGGGGCCCGGGCGACCCTGCGGGGCTGGCTCGACGGTTCGTGA
- the lon gene encoding endopeptidase La: protein MASTPAPLTLPVLPLDDEVVLPGMVVPLDLSDNDVRAAVEAAQAAARAEPGKPRVLLVPRIDGTYAATGVLGTVEQVGRLSDGDPGALIRGHSRVRVGAGTTGPGAALWIHGTLVDETLPDPLPGSVTELVKEYKALATSWLRKRGAWQVVDRVQQIDDVPALADNAGYSPFLSIAQKVELLETSDPVARLRLATEQLREHLAEQDVAESIAKDVQEGVDKQQREFLLRRQLDAVRKELRELGGESAGDESDDYRARVEAAELPENVREAALKEVEKLERSSEQSPEGSWIRTWLDTVLELPWNERTEDAYDIRGAKAVLDAEHAGLDDVKERITEYLAVRKRRSDRGLGVVGGRRGGAVLALVGPPGVGKTSLGESVAHAMGREFVRVALGGVRDEAEIRGHRRTYVGALPGRIVRAVKEAGSMNPVVLLDEIDKVGSDFRGDPAAALLEVLDPAQNHTFRDHYLEVELDLSDVVFLATANVLEAVPEALLDRMELVRLDGYTEDEKVVIARDHLLPRQLERAGLEPGEVTLDESALRRLAGEYTREAGVRNLERAVARLLRKVAAQHELGERALPLTVTDGDLRALIGRPHHVPESAQDPAERRTAVPGVATGLAVTGAGGDVLYVEASLADPETGASGLTLTGQLGDVMKESARIALSFLRSHGAELELPVGDLKDRGVHIHFPAGAVPKDGPSAGITMTTALASLLSGRLVRTDVAMTGEVSLTGRVLPIGGVKQKLLAAHRAGITTVVIPKRNEADLDDVPAEVLEKLEVHPVTDVRQVLEIALSPAEVPVPAAA from the coding sequence ATGGCCTCGACGCCCGCACCGCTCACCCTGCCTGTGCTGCCACTCGACGACGAGGTCGTGCTGCCGGGGATGGTGGTACCGCTCGACCTGTCCGACAACGACGTACGGGCCGCGGTGGAAGCCGCCCAGGCGGCAGCCCGAGCGGAGCCCGGAAAGCCGAGGGTGCTGCTCGTCCCCCGGATCGACGGCACCTACGCCGCGACCGGCGTGCTCGGCACCGTCGAGCAGGTGGGACGGCTCTCCGACGGAGACCCCGGTGCCCTGATCAGGGGCCACAGCAGGGTGCGCGTCGGAGCCGGCACGACCGGCCCCGGTGCCGCCCTCTGGATCCACGGCACCCTCGTCGACGAGACCCTGCCCGACCCGCTGCCGGGCTCGGTCACGGAGCTCGTGAAGGAGTACAAGGCCCTCGCCACCAGCTGGCTGCGCAAGCGCGGAGCCTGGCAGGTCGTGGACCGCGTCCAGCAGATCGACGACGTTCCCGCGCTCGCCGACAACGCCGGCTACTCGCCCTTCCTGAGCATCGCGCAGAAGGTCGAACTGCTGGAGACCAGCGACCCGGTCGCCCGGCTCAGGCTCGCCACCGAGCAGCTCCGCGAGCACCTCGCCGAACAGGACGTGGCCGAGTCCATCGCCAAGGACGTCCAGGAGGGCGTGGACAAGCAGCAGCGCGAGTTCCTGCTGCGCCGCCAGCTGGACGCCGTGCGCAAGGAACTGCGGGAGCTGGGCGGCGAGTCCGCGGGCGACGAGTCCGACGACTACCGCGCCCGCGTCGAGGCCGCCGAACTCCCGGAGAACGTCCGCGAGGCCGCCCTCAAGGAGGTCGAGAAGCTCGAGCGGTCCAGCGAACAGAGCCCCGAGGGCTCCTGGATCCGCACCTGGCTCGACACCGTCCTCGAACTGCCGTGGAACGAACGCACGGAGGACGCGTACGACATCCGGGGCGCCAAGGCCGTCCTGGACGCCGAGCACGCGGGCCTGGACGACGTGAAGGAACGGATCACCGAGTACCTGGCGGTCCGCAAGCGGCGCTCCGACCGCGGGCTCGGCGTGGTCGGCGGCCGGCGCGGCGGCGCGGTCCTCGCGCTCGTCGGCCCGCCCGGTGTCGGCAAGACCTCGCTCGGCGAGTCCGTCGCCCACGCGATGGGACGCGAGTTCGTCCGCGTCGCCCTCGGCGGCGTCCGGGACGAGGCCGAGATCCGCGGCCACCGGCGCACCTACGTCGGCGCGCTGCCCGGCCGGATCGTCCGTGCAGTCAAGGAGGCCGGGTCCATGAACCCGGTGGTCCTGCTCGACGAGATCGACAAGGTGGGTTCCGACTTCCGCGGGGACCCGGCGGCGGCGCTGCTCGAGGTCCTGGACCCGGCGCAGAACCACACGTTCCGCGACCACTACCTGGAGGTCGAGCTCGATCTGTCGGACGTGGTGTTCCTGGCCACGGCCAACGTCCTGGAGGCCGTCCCGGAGGCGCTGCTCGATCGGATGGAGCTGGTCAGGCTCGACGGCTACACCGAGGACGAGAAGGTCGTCATCGCCCGCGACCACCTGCTCCCGCGCCAGCTGGAGCGGGCCGGCCTGGAGCCGGGCGAGGTGACCCTGGACGAGTCCGCGCTGCGCAGGCTGGCGGGCGAGTACACCCGCGAGGCGGGCGTGCGGAATCTCGAGCGCGCGGTGGCCAGGCTGCTGCGGAAGGTCGCGGCCCAGCACGAACTGGGCGAGCGCGCCCTTCCGTTGACGGTCACCGACGGCGACCTGCGCGCGCTGATCGGCCGTCCGCACCACGTGCCCGAGTCCGCCCAGGACCCGGCCGAGCGCCGCACCGCGGTGCCGGGAGTGGCCACGGGACTCGCGGTCACCGGCGCCGGGGGCGACGTGCTGTACGTCGAGGCGTCGCTGGCCGACCCGGAGACCGGCGCCTCCGGACTGACCCTGACCGGTCAGCTCGGCGACGTCATGAAGGAGTCCGCACGGATCGCGCTGAGCTTCCTCCGCTCGCACGGCGCGGAACTGGAGCTGCCCGTGGGCGATCTGAAGGACCGTGGCGTGCACATCCACTTCCCGGCGGGTGCGGTCCCCAAGGACGGGCCGAGCGCGGGCATCACGATGACGACCGCGCTGGCGTCCCTGCTCTCCGGGCGGCTGGTCCGCACGGACGTGGCCATGACGGGTGAGGTGTCGCTGACCGGACGGGTGCTGCCCATCGGCGGCGTGAAGCAGAAGCTGCTCGCCGCCCACCGCGCCGGGATCACCACGGTGGTGATCCCCAAGCGCAACGAGGCCGATCTGGACGACGTCCCCGCGGAGGTCCTGGAGAAACTGGAGGTCCACCCCGTGACGGACGTCCGCCAGGTCCTGGAGATCGCCCTGTCCCCGGCCGAGGTGCCGGTGCCGGCCGCGGCGTGA
- a CDS encoding GNAT family N-acetyltransferase, with protein MTSASLTQAIRAWVDGWVVSRGAAEPVAEPWGLTVDVGLPRHTTRHVLTDNSEAAVRKVAASAGVPGRWLKVFEEEERVLEWLGPDWTPDEPGFLMTAPLARRTTPPPAPPEGHRLRAWTRDGVTRVLITTADGAFAARGQIATAGTTAVVDQIETAAEHRRRGLGSLVMRTLQHAAAERGATSGVLGGTPDGRALYESQGWRVIAPLVSVYYAPPRPPSARS; from the coding sequence ATGACGAGTGCATCTCTTACACAGGCCATTCGGGCCTGGGTGGACGGCTGGGTCGTCTCCCGCGGGGCGGCGGAGCCCGTCGCCGAGCCCTGGGGCCTCACGGTGGACGTCGGGCTCCCCCGGCACACCACGCGCCACGTGCTCACCGACAACAGCGAGGCCGCGGTCCGCAAGGTCGCCGCTTCGGCCGGGGTGCCCGGCCGGTGGCTCAAGGTGTTCGAGGAGGAGGAGCGGGTCCTGGAGTGGCTGGGGCCGGACTGGACGCCCGACGAGCCCGGCTTCCTGATGACGGCGCCGCTGGCGCGGCGGACCACGCCACCCCCCGCCCCGCCGGAGGGGCACCGGCTGCGCGCCTGGACGAGGGACGGCGTCACACGTGTCCTGATCACGACCGCGGACGGCGCCTTCGCGGCCCGCGGGCAGATCGCCACGGCCGGCACCACGGCCGTCGTCGACCAGATCGAGACGGCCGCCGAGCACCGGCGCAGGGGACTGGGCTCGCTGGTGATGCGCACGCTGCAGCACGCGGCCGCCGAGCGCGGCGCCACCTCCGGCGTGCTCGGAGGCACACCCGACGGGCGGGCGCTGTACGAGTCACAGGGGTGGCGGGTGATCGCCCCGCTGGTCAGCGTGTACTACGCACCGCCACGGCCGCCCTCGGCGCGGTCCTGA
- a CDS encoding spermidine synthase, with product MEPLSHAAAPRTLDRRSGPYGEVVLRERGGPDGDIHEIIANGCFLMDTSDGRSERLLMDAAYEALGGRPDPSVLIGGLGVGFSLARAAAEPGWSRIAVAEREQAIIDWHTSGPLERISAAALADPRTTVLHTDLVGHLHNTSDTYDALCLDIDNGPDWTVTEDNGGLYSPVGLAACARCLTPGGVLAVWSAQPSRNFEDSLRNAGFSGVRTEEIPVARGVPDVVHLAVRPA from the coding sequence ATGGAGCCCCTCAGCCATGCCGCCGCCCCACGGACCCTCGACCGGCGCTCAGGACCGTACGGCGAGGTCGTCCTGCGCGAACGCGGCGGCCCCGACGGGGATATCCACGAGATCATCGCCAACGGCTGCTTCCTGATGGACACATCGGACGGCCGCTCCGAGCGGCTCCTCATGGACGCCGCGTACGAGGCCCTCGGCGGACGGCCGGACCCGTCCGTACTCATCGGCGGACTGGGGGTCGGCTTCTCCCTGGCCCGCGCGGCCGCCGAGCCCGGCTGGTCCCGGATCGCCGTCGCCGAGCGGGAACAGGCGATCATCGACTGGCACACGTCGGGCCCGCTGGAGCGCATCTCCGCGGCGGCACTGGCCGATCCGCGCACGACCGTCCTGCACACGGACCTCGTGGGCCACCTCCATAACACTTCGGACACGTATGACGCGCTCTGCCTCGACATCGACAACGGCCCGGACTGGACCGTCACCGAGGACAACGGCGGTCTCTACTCGCCGGTCGGACTGGCTGCCTGTGCACGGTGTTTGACGCCCGGAGGAGTCCTCGCCGTCTGGTCGGCGCAGCCTTCCCGGAATTTCGAGGACTCATTGCGGAATGCCGGATTCAGCGGGGTAAGAACCGAAGAGATCCCGGTTGCCCGAGGCGTACCTGACGTGGTCCACCTGGCAGTTCGCCCTGCGTAG
- a CDS encoding response regulator transcription factor encodes MEQTHTSSNGAAAQPTGSAQRRVLVVEDDTTIVDAISARLRAEGFLVQTATDGPAAVDVAEAWQPDLMILDVMLPGFDGLEVCRRVQAQRPVPVLMLTARDDETDMLVGLGVGADDYMTKPFSMRELAARVHVLLRRVERAALAAVTPRSGILRLGELEIDHAQRRVRVRSEDVHLTPTEFDLLVCLAGTPRAVLSREQLLAEVWDWADASGTRTVDSHIKALRRKIGAERIRTVHGVGYALESPAP; translated from the coding sequence ATGGAGCAGACACACACCAGCAGCAACGGCGCGGCGGCACAGCCGACCGGAAGTGCCCAGCGCCGGGTGCTGGTCGTCGAGGACGACACCACCATCGTCGACGCCATCTCGGCCCGTCTGCGCGCCGAGGGCTTCCTCGTCCAGACCGCGACCGACGGCCCCGCGGCCGTCGACGTCGCGGAGGCCTGGCAGCCGGACCTGATGATCCTCGACGTGATGCTGCCCGGCTTCGACGGCCTCGAGGTGTGCCGCCGGGTGCAGGCGCAGCGGCCCGTCCCGGTACTCATGCTCACCGCCCGCGACGACGAGACCGACATGCTGGTCGGGCTCGGCGTGGGCGCCGACGACTACATGACCAAGCCGTTCTCCATGCGCGAGCTGGCCGCCCGGGTGCACGTCCTGCTGCGCCGGGTGGAGCGCGCCGCGCTGGCCGCCGTGACGCCCCGCAGCGGCATTCTGCGCCTCGGTGAGCTGGAGATCGATCACGCCCAGCGCCGCGTCCGCGTCCGGAGCGAGGACGTGCACCTCACGCCGACCGAGTTCGACCTGCTCGTGTGCCTGGCCGGCACCCCGCGTGCGGTCCTCTCCCGCGAGCAGCTGCTCGCCGAGGTCTGGGACTGGGCGGACGCCTCCGGCACCCGCACGGTCGACAGCCACATCAAGGCGCTGCGCCGCAAGATCGGCGCCGAGCGGATCCGTACCGTGCACGGTGTCGGGTACGCCCTGGAGAGCCCGGCGCCATGA
- a CDS encoding HAMP domain-containing sensor histidine kinase: MIRRSRLRSRLRAVEISIKTKLGALVVAAVLITTGLALVAFRTGAELRYITVFAMITTLLITQFVAHGLTAPLDEMNTVAKSISHGDFTRRVRGDGRRDELGDLASTINRMADDLEAVDQHRKELVANVSHELRTPIAALRAVLENVVDGVSTADPETMRTALQQTERLSRLVETLLDLSRLDNGVVTLKARRFEVWPYLSGVLKEANLAAGQRRLSSGSGSHTRKDVHLHLDVFPPELTAHADAERLHQVVANLIDNAVKHSPPHGRVTVRARRGFQAESLDLEVQDEGPGIPESEWHKVFERFNRGIAPSKQGSGSDGGTGLGLAIARWAVELHGGRIGVAESTRGCRIRVTLPGNPVARG, encoded by the coding sequence ATGATCCGGCGGAGCCGGCTCCGGTCCCGGCTGCGGGCGGTGGAGATCTCGATCAAGACCAAGCTCGGCGCCCTGGTCGTCGCGGCCGTGCTGATCACGACCGGGCTGGCGCTGGTCGCCTTCCGCACCGGGGCGGAGCTGCGCTACATCACGGTCTTCGCCATGATCACCACGCTGCTGATCACCCAGTTCGTGGCGCACGGACTGACCGCTCCGCTGGACGAGATGAACACCGTCGCGAAGTCGATCTCCCACGGCGACTTCACCCGCCGGGTGCGGGGCGACGGCCGCCGTGACGAGCTGGGCGACCTCGCCTCCACGATCAACCGCATGGCGGACGACCTGGAGGCCGTGGACCAGCACCGCAAGGAGCTCGTCGCCAATGTCTCGCACGAGCTGCGCACGCCCATCGCGGCGCTGCGCGCGGTGCTGGAGAACGTCGTGGACGGCGTCTCGACGGCCGACCCCGAGACGATGCGCACCGCGCTGCAGCAGACGGAGCGGCTGTCCCGGCTGGTCGAGACTCTGCTCGACCTCTCCCGGCTGGACAACGGCGTCGTGACGCTCAAGGCCCGGCGCTTCGAGGTCTGGCCCTATCTGTCCGGCGTGCTGAAGGAGGCCAACCTGGCCGCCGGGCAGCGCAGGCTGTCCTCCGGATCCGGCAGCCACACCCGCAAGGACGTCCATCTGCACCTGGACGTCTTCCCGCCCGAGCTGACCGCGCACGCGGACGCCGAGCGGCTGCACCAGGTCGTGGCGAATCTCATCGACAACGCGGTCAAGCACTCCCCTCCGCACGGCAGGGTCACGGTCCGTGCCCGCAGGGGTTTCCAGGCCGAGTCCTTGGACCTGGAGGTCCAGGACGAAGGTCCCGGGATCCCCGAGTCCGAATGGCACAAGGTCTTCGAACGCTTCAACCGGGGCATCGCCCCGTCGAAGCAGGGCTCGGGCAGTGACGGGGGCACGGGTCTGGGCCTGGCGATCGCACGCTGGGCGGTGGAGTTGCACGGCGGCCGCATCGGCGTGGCCGAATCGACACGAGGCTGCCGCATCCGGGTCACTCTTCCGGGAAACCCCGTGGCACGCGGTTGA